A single region of the Jatrophihabitans sp. GAS493 genome encodes:
- the trxA gene encoding thioredoxin → MSANTVTVTDATFATDVLQAEGPVLVDFWAEWCGPCRMVAPVLDEIAGEYKGKITIAKVNIDENPGIARDYQILSIPTMNVYSGGQVVKSIVGAKPKAAILKDLADYIG, encoded by the coding sequence ATGAGCGCAAACACCGTCACCGTCACCGACGCCACCTTCGCGACGGACGTACTGCAGGCCGAGGGGCCGGTATTGGTGGACTTCTGGGCCGAGTGGTGTGGCCCGTGCCGCATGGTCGCGCCTGTGCTCGATGAGATCGCCGGCGAGTACAAGGGCAAGATCACCATCGCCAAGGTCAACATCGACGAGAACCCGGGCATCGCCCGCGACTACCAGATCCTCTCGATCCCGACGATGAACGTCTACTCCGGTGGGCAGGTCGTCAAGTCGATCGTCGGCGCCAAGCCGAAGGCCGCGATCCTCAAGGACCTCGCCGACTACATCGGTTAA
- a CDS encoding CCA tRNA nucleotidyltransferase — MTPAQGPQDLISIPPVATRLGAAFRAAGFELHLVGGPVRDALMGRPADDLDFTTDARPEQILSVVEPLSNAIWTTGIEFGTVGVQLEGQLLEITTFRADRYDRVSRNPEVAFGDSLRDDLLRRDFTMNAMALSVSHPVGEPAEFSDPFGGLADLARGVLNTPATPEESFADDPLRMLRGARFASTLGVAVAEPVLAAMTEMAPQLARITAERVQVELSKLLLGANPRAGLEVLVDTGLADVVLPELPALRMSSDEHGQHKDVYAHTLQVLEQAIDLETDGPDLVLRWAALLHDIGKPNTRRFEAGGRVTFHHHEAEGARMVRARLRALKFPKEMTENIAELVFLHLRFYGYGRGEWTDSAVRRYVIDAGPLLERLHKLVRSDCTTRNKRKAAALSDAYDELEQRIAMLREQEELDAVRPDLDGNEIMRLLEIPAGPLVGKAYRYLLELRMENGPLSHEDAVSALRSWYAAQA; from the coding sequence GTGACACCGGCCCAGGGACCTCAGGACCTCATTTCAATACCACCGGTGGCGACGCGCCTCGGAGCGGCCTTCCGTGCGGCCGGCTTCGAACTGCATCTGGTCGGTGGGCCGGTGCGGGATGCGCTCATGGGGCGCCCGGCCGACGACCTCGATTTCACCACCGATGCCCGTCCCGAGCAGATCCTGAGCGTCGTCGAACCCCTCTCGAACGCGATCTGGACGACGGGCATCGAATTCGGCACGGTAGGAGTGCAGCTGGAGGGGCAACTGCTGGAGATCACCACATTTCGGGCCGACCGCTATGACCGGGTGAGCCGTAACCCGGAGGTCGCCTTCGGTGACTCGCTGCGCGACGACCTGCTTCGCCGTGACTTCACCATGAACGCGATGGCGCTCTCTGTCTCGCACCCCGTTGGCGAGCCGGCGGAGTTCAGCGACCCGTTCGGCGGCCTGGCCGATCTGGCCCGAGGTGTGCTCAACACGCCGGCGACCCCCGAGGAGTCCTTCGCCGACGATCCGCTGCGGATGCTGCGCGGGGCACGGTTCGCCTCGACGCTTGGGGTCGCGGTGGCGGAGCCGGTACTCGCGGCGATGACGGAGATGGCACCCCAGCTGGCCCGGATCACCGCCGAGCGAGTGCAGGTGGAGCTGTCGAAGCTGCTGCTCGGAGCGAACCCACGGGCGGGGCTCGAGGTGCTCGTCGACACCGGCCTGGCCGATGTAGTGCTGCCCGAGCTGCCGGCGCTGCGAATGTCTTCGGACGAGCATGGGCAGCACAAGGACGTCTATGCACACACCCTGCAGGTGCTGGAGCAGGCCATCGACCTGGAGACCGACGGCCCGGACCTGGTGCTTCGCTGGGCGGCGCTGCTGCACGACATCGGCAAGCCGAATACGCGGCGTTTCGAGGCTGGTGGCCGGGTGACCTTCCATCACCATGAGGCCGAGGGGGCTCGCATGGTGCGGGCCCGGCTGCGGGCGTTGAAGTTTCCCAAGGAGATGACCGAGAACATCGCGGAACTGGTCTTCCTGCACCTGCGCTTCTATGGGTATGGCCGGGGGGAGTGGACCGACTCGGCGGTGCGGCGTTATGTCATCGACGCCGGGCCGTTGCTCGAGCGGCTGCACAAGCTGGTGCGCTCGGACTGCACCACCCGTAATAAGCGGAAAGCGGCCGCGTTGTCGGATGCGTACGACGAGTTGGAGCAGCGGATCGCGATGCTGCGCGAGCAGGAGGAGCTGGACGCGGTGCGTCCGGACCTGGACGGCAACGAGATCATGCGGTTGCTGGAGATTCCCGCCGGGCCACTGGTCGGGAAGGCGTACCGCTACCTGCTCGAGTTGCGGATGGAGAACGGCCCGCTCTCCCATGAGGACGCGGTGTCGGCGCTGCGGAGCTGGTACGCCGCGCAGGCCTGA
- a CDS encoding SMP-30/gluconolactonase/LRE family protein: protein MARSRSTHSKSHVRRRCAAVAVAAATGAAALVATIGSGAASAYSGVVCPVEKPPVQVGDAGGAALEGAVVDNLGRLYVTDLFGGRVLRFDRPGATPTLIATLPGASGGGALALLNDGTLIVGSGADARVFLGDLLHPGAISRVNVTTGKLTQIASGFSAADGLAVARDGTIYATNDFGGQIGKVSPTGVATPEWAPFLSANGAVLSHDDKYLYVSRTFVNPGVSRIPIAHPNQPESLLDLTGSHSFDAPDGLTLDSADRPVVPTDVSGVVLRIEKPGVTCELASGITNSSVVVYGKSRQGFAAGHLYRAGFDGKIYEIPSGFDAVAAAAAS, encoded by the coding sequence ATGGCCCGATCCCGCTCGACCCATTCCAAGTCTCATGTTCGTCGCCGCTGCGCGGCCGTCGCGGTGGCGGCGGCCACCGGCGCCGCTGCGCTGGTGGCCACGATCGGCTCCGGTGCCGCCTCGGCCTACAGCGGTGTCGTCTGCCCGGTTGAGAAGCCCCCGGTGCAGGTCGGTGATGCCGGCGGGGCGGCGCTGGAGGGTGCGGTGGTGGACAACCTAGGACGGCTGTACGTCACTGATCTCTTCGGTGGTCGGGTGCTGCGCTTCGACCGGCCCGGTGCGACCCCGACGCTGATCGCCACCCTCCCCGGCGCCTCGGGAGGCGGGGCGTTGGCCCTGCTGAACGACGGCACGCTGATCGTCGGGAGCGGTGCGGATGCCCGTGTTTTCCTGGGTGATCTACTGCATCCCGGTGCGATCTCGAGAGTGAACGTCACAACGGGGAAGCTCACTCAGATCGCGTCGGGGTTCAGTGCGGCCGACGGTCTGGCGGTGGCCCGCGATGGAACGATCTATGCGACGAACGACTTCGGCGGCCAGATCGGGAAGGTATCGCCGACCGGGGTAGCGACTCCGGAGTGGGCTCCCTTCCTCAGCGCCAATGGCGCTGTGCTGAGCCACGATGACAAATACCTCTATGTTTCAAGGACATTCGTGAACCCGGGGGTGAGTCGCATTCCCATCGCGCATCCGAACCAGCCGGAGAGTCTGCTCGACCTCACCGGTTCGCATTCCTTCGACGCGCCGGACGGTCTCACCCTTGATTCGGCTGATCGACCGGTTGTGCCGACGGATGTAAGCGGCGTCGTGCTGCGGATCGAGAAGCCGGGGGTGACGTGCGAACTGGCCAGCGGCATCACCAACTCCAGCGTGGTGGTCTACGGCAAGAGCAGGCAGGGATTTGCCGCCGGGCATCTCTATCGTGCCGGTTTCGACGGGAAGATCTACGAGATCCCGTCCGGCTTCGACGCGGTGGCCGCGGCCGCCGCGAGCTAG
- a CDS encoding NUDIX hydrolase: MQRVEETSAGGLVVDLSGTVLMGALIGRTDRRGRLLWSLPKGHLENGETAEQAAVREVEEETGIRGEIMARLGSVDYWFIAGERRIHKTVHHFLLRATGGALSDADIEVTEVAWVPLSEITRRLAHADERELVDTAGRLLAESA, encoded by the coding sequence CTGCAGCGGGTCGAGGAGACGAGCGCGGGCGGATTGGTCGTCGACCTCAGCGGAACGGTCCTGATGGGCGCGCTCATCGGTCGCACCGACCGACGCGGACGCCTGCTCTGGTCGCTGCCGAAAGGACACCTGGAGAACGGTGAGACGGCTGAGCAGGCCGCGGTCCGGGAGGTTGAAGAGGAGACGGGCATCCGGGGCGAGATCATGGCCCGCCTCGGCAGCGTCGACTACTGGTTCATCGCCGGCGAGCGGCGCATCCACAAGACCGTGCACCACTTCCTGCTCCGCGCCACCGGCGGCGCGCTGTCGGATGCGGACATCGAGGTGACCGAGGTCGCCTGGGTACCGCTGAGCGAGATCACCCGACGGCTGGCTCACGCCGATGAACGGGAGCTCGTAGACACCGCCGGACGGTTGCTCGCGGAGAGCGCGTGA
- the murJ gene encoding murein biosynthesis integral membrane protein MurJ: MPEQSDEEDWGAASVYGRGLVTIEPSLYAGAAPIPGVMLPQWQQLTDAEEAAAAEVPWSQPTYGGRRKYRPRREPPVQPVEPPPVQPPPVPPDDDGPMTTIFGAIDAEIAPDQPVVAAGPEISVDQILADQVGTGEGTGESNQRVLASSRTMAIASLVSRLTGFARSLLLIAALGFLSVGDAYNTANNFPNIVYELLLGGVLSSVLIPLIVHAQEHDGDHGVAYTQRLLSIATAALAVATLVAVAAAPLIAAAYVQPGSKRELTSIFGTLLLPEIFFYGLGALVVAVLNTRRVYGPGAWAPVLNNVIVIATVGVFWSMPGPATLNPTTITTAQILVLGIGTTMGIVAQSLVLLPFLRRSGFRWQWRFRARPEERGRLAEVGNLAGWVIGYVVASQIGLWLVFKVANRHEGGAAAFAAADLIFQMPYGIIGVSLLTALMPRMSRSAARGETEAVIRDLSLGARLSSVALLPITAGLMVLGPTLGTVLFDHGANGPDKARHAGVAIALAAFGLVPFALVMLQLRVFYAMRDAKTPTIINIGMVAAKMVLVLLSAATLDSSHVVESLNVATSASYLVGAVVGHLLLKKRLGSLQFGSVWRTMLQVGAASAVGAVVAFAVLHGVTAALGTGMLSDALGLLLASAAGLVVMGLVAVRMRIPEVQDIVRMARR; this comes from the coding sequence ATGCCTGAGCAGAGCGACGAAGAGGACTGGGGCGCAGCGTCGGTCTACGGCCGCGGTCTGGTCACCATCGAACCGAGCCTCTACGCCGGCGCCGCACCCATTCCCGGCGTCATGCTGCCGCAATGGCAGCAGCTGACCGACGCCGAGGAGGCGGCGGCCGCCGAGGTGCCGTGGAGTCAGCCCACCTACGGCGGCCGGCGCAAGTACCGGCCGCGGCGCGAGCCGCCGGTACAGCCAGTAGAGCCACCGCCAGTGCAACCCCCGCCGGTCCCGCCGGACGACGACGGACCGATGACGACGATCTTCGGCGCGATCGACGCCGAGATCGCACCCGACCAGCCGGTGGTGGCAGCCGGCCCGGAGATCAGTGTCGATCAGATTCTGGCCGACCAGGTCGGCACCGGCGAAGGAACGGGCGAGTCGAACCAGCGGGTTCTCGCCTCCAGCCGGACGATGGCCATCGCCAGCTTGGTCAGCCGGCTGACCGGCTTCGCGCGCAGCCTGCTGCTCATCGCCGCGCTCGGCTTCCTCAGTGTCGGCGATGCCTACAACACCGCCAACAACTTCCCCAACATCGTCTACGAACTGCTGCTGGGGGGTGTGCTCTCCAGCGTCCTGATCCCGCTCATCGTGCACGCTCAGGAGCACGACGGCGACCACGGCGTCGCCTACACCCAGCGGCTACTTTCGATAGCCACCGCCGCGCTGGCCGTCGCCACACTGGTCGCCGTCGCCGCCGCCCCGCTCATCGCCGCCGCCTACGTGCAGCCCGGCTCCAAGCGAGAACTCACCAGTATCTTCGGCACCCTGCTGCTGCCGGAGATCTTCTTCTACGGCCTGGGGGCGCTGGTCGTCGCTGTTCTCAACACCCGCCGGGTCTACGGCCCCGGCGCCTGGGCACCGGTGCTCAACAATGTCATCGTCATCGCCACGGTCGGGGTCTTCTGGAGCATGCCCGGGCCGGCCACCCTCAACCCGACCACGATCACGACGGCTCAGATCCTCGTTCTCGGCATCGGCACGACAATGGGAATCGTTGCTCAGTCGCTGGTCCTGCTGCCGTTCCTGCGGCGCTCAGGCTTCCGCTGGCAGTGGCGCTTCCGGGCCCGTCCGGAGGAGCGTGGGCGCCTGGCCGAGGTCGGCAACCTCGCTGGCTGGGTGATCGGCTACGTGGTGGCCAGTCAGATCGGGCTCTGGCTGGTCTTCAAGGTGGCCAACCGGCACGAGGGCGGTGCGGCGGCCTTCGCCGCAGCCGATCTCATCTTCCAGATGCCTTACGGCATCATCGGCGTCTCGCTGCTCACCGCGCTGATGCCGCGGATGTCCCGCTCGGCCGCCCGCGGTGAGACCGAGGCGGTGATCCGCGACCTCTCGCTGGGGGCGCGTCTGTCGAGCGTCGCCTTGCTGCCCATCACGGCCGGGCTGATGGTGCTCGGACCCACCCTCGGCACCGTCCTCTTCGACCACGGAGCCAACGGGCCGGACAAGGCCCGGCACGCCGGCGTGGCGATCGCGCTGGCCGCCTTCGGCCTGGTGCCCTTCGCACTGGTGATGCTGCAGCTTCGTGTCTTCTACGCCATGCGCGACGCCAAGACGCCGACCATCATCAACATCGGAATGGTCGCCGCCAAGATGGTCCTGGTGCTGCTCTCGGCAGCGACGCTGGACTCCAGCCACGTGGTCGAGTCCCTGAACGTCGCCACCTCCGCGTCCTATCTGGTCGGGGCCGTAGTGGGACATCTACTACTGAAGAAGCGGCTTGGAAGCCTGCAGTTCGGCAGTGTCTGGCGCACCATGCTGCAGGTCGGGGCCGCATCGGCGGTCGGCGCGGTCGTCGCCTTCGCCGTACTCCACGGAGTAACCGCAGCGCTCGGCACGGGCATGCTCAGTGACGCCCTCGGCCTGCTGCTCGCCTCCGCCGCCGGCCTCGTCGTCATGGGCCTGGTAGCCGTCCGAATGCGCATCCCCGAAGTGCAGGACATAGTGCGGATGGCTCGCCGCTAA
- the trxB gene encoding thioredoxin-disulfide reductase — translation MSDTSSNHRNVIIIGSGPSGYTAGLYTARADLRPLLFEGSQYGGALMNTTEVENFPGFTDGIMGPDLMMNIRGQAERFGAEIVSDDVTAVDLTGTVKIVRTLDAEYTADAVILATGSAYRKLGIEREDELSGRGVSWCATCDGFFFRDQDIVVVGGGDTAMEEATFLSRFAKSVTVVHRRDTLRASRVMCDRAEADPKIHWIWNSAVVGIESDADNKVSGLRLQDTVTGEERDFEATGLFIAIGHEPRSELVADQVELDAEGYVVVQPGSTRTSLAGVFAAGDLVDHTYRQAITAAGTGCEAALDAQNYLADLEHSLVAGEPAGFTDASRTVAASV, via the coding sequence GTGAGCGACACTTCGAGCAACCACCGCAACGTGATCATCATCGGCTCCGGCCCGTCGGGCTACACGGCTGGGCTGTACACCGCCCGGGCCGACCTGAGGCCGCTGCTCTTCGAGGGTTCCCAATACGGCGGTGCGTTGATGAACACCACCGAGGTGGAGAACTTCCCCGGCTTCACCGACGGGATCATGGGTCCCGACCTGATGATGAACATCCGCGGCCAGGCCGAGCGCTTCGGTGCTGAGATCGTCAGCGACGACGTCACCGCGGTCGACCTGACCGGAACCGTCAAGATCGTCCGCACCCTCGACGCCGAATACACCGCCGACGCGGTGATCCTGGCCACCGGTTCGGCCTACCGCAAGCTCGGGATCGAGCGCGAGGACGAGCTCTCCGGTCGCGGTGTCTCCTGGTGTGCCACCTGTGATGGCTTCTTCTTCCGTGATCAGGACATCGTGGTCGTCGGCGGTGGCGACACCGCGATGGAGGAGGCCACCTTCCTCTCCCGCTTCGCGAAGTCGGTGACGGTCGTGCACCGGCGCGACACGCTTCGGGCCAGCCGCGTGATGTGCGACCGGGCCGAGGCCGACCCGAAGATCCACTGGATCTGGAACAGCGCGGTGGTCGGTATCGAGAGCGACGCGGACAACAAGGTCTCCGGCCTGCGCCTGCAGGACACCGTCACCGGCGAAGAGCGGGACTTCGAGGCCACCGGACTCTTCATCGCGATCGGGCACGAGCCACGTTCGGAACTGGTCGCCGATCAGGTTGAGCTGGACGCCGAGGGATACGTCGTGGTGCAGCCGGGTTCGACCCGCACCAGCTTGGCCGGCGTATTCGCCGCCGGTGACCTCGTCGACCACACCTACCGGCAGGCGATCACCGCCGCCGGCACCGGGTGCGAGGCCGCCCTCGACGCGCAGAACTACCTGGCCGACCTCGAGCACTCCCTGGTTGCCGGCGAGCCGGCCGGCTTCACCGACGCGTCGCGCACGGTCGCGGCCAGCGTCTGA
- a CDS encoding DMT family transporter — MAASPRAPITALVLAAVAWGAATTATKYALGAFAPVTLLAIELLAANALLWILVLLRGYRRPGSWRRVMLLGLLEPALAYLSETAGLARTTASNGALLLGLESAAVVILAAVILREPMTRSVTSAVLLAAAGLVVLEGSDAFSGPGLGDLLVVAGVLCAAMFTIVARSAAGRVDGTADGTADETDSLTLTAHQFAVASVAITPAALLQWHRGAEPMPLHVPLGFWLAAIGVGTIGYALSFVLYNWAIVSVEAGPSAVILNLIPAFGLLTAVLFLGESLSLQQAVGAGLVGGSVLLFGVVERECSPSAVGSTDQLQPTLTNTG, encoded by the coding sequence ATGGCCGCCAGCCCACGGGCGCCGATCACGGCGCTCGTCCTCGCGGCCGTTGCCTGGGGCGCGGCCACCACCGCGACGAAGTACGCCCTCGGCGCCTTCGCCCCAGTGACGCTGCTGGCCATCGAACTGCTGGCCGCGAATGCGTTGCTGTGGATTCTCGTGCTCCTGCGCGGATACCGCCGACCCGGCTCCTGGCGTCGGGTGATGCTCCTCGGACTGCTGGAGCCGGCTCTGGCCTATCTCAGCGAGACGGCCGGACTGGCCCGAACCACCGCCTCCAACGGGGCACTGCTGCTGGGGTTGGAGTCGGCCGCCGTGGTCATCCTGGCCGCGGTGATCCTTCGGGAGCCGATGACCCGCAGCGTCACCTCGGCCGTGCTCCTCGCCGCGGCCGGGCTGGTGGTGCTGGAGGGTTCGGACGCCTTCAGCGGGCCGGGCCTGGGTGACCTCCTCGTCGTCGCTGGCGTTCTCTGCGCCGCCATGTTCACCATCGTCGCCCGCAGTGCCGCCGGCAGAGTCGACGGGACGGCCGACGGGACGGCCGACGAGACGGATTCCCTCACCCTCACCGCGCACCAGTTCGCCGTCGCCTCGGTGGCGATCACCCCGGCCGCGCTGCTGCAGTGGCACCGCGGCGCGGAGCCGATGCCCCTGCACGTCCCCCTCGGGTTCTGGCTGGCCGCCATAGGGGTCGGCACGATCGGCTACGCGCTGAGTTTCGTCCTCTACAACTGGGCCATCGTCTCGGTCGAGGCCGGCCCGTCGGCGGTGATTCTCAATCTGATCCCGGCCTTCGGACTGCTCACCGCCGTGCTCTTTCTGGGCGAGTCGCTGTCGCTGCAGCAGGCCGTCGGGGCCGGTCTGGTCGGTGGCTCGGTGCTGCTGTTCGGGGTGGTCGAGCGGGAATGTTCTCCGTCGGCGGTAGGTTCTACTGATCAGCTACAGCCGACACTCACCAACACTGGCTAA
- a CDS encoding type III PLP-dependent enzyme: MYSTNELPLLADLSATGSVSARADDFIAANPALPTPFLVVDLDVVADRYRQLNTALPSTSIFFAVKANPAPEVVALLVGLGSSFDVASPGEIDLCLDLGADPSRLSYGNTIKKERDIAYAASRGIRIFTVDSSAELEKVITQLESVTGAVQGTVYIRIVTDGAGADWPLSRKFGCSVQEAWPLMLRAAESGLGVGVSFHVGSQQRNPQAWDQPLCEVAELFRQLRARGFTPAGINLGGGLPSVYTDPTPEVQAYGAAINSALARHFGREDAYFTIIEPGRYLVGDAGVIQAEVVLITERDSDPGRRWIYLDLGMFNGLTEALGEAIRYRLRHPATDAGCGPVVLAGPSCDSADVLYETYEYQLPLDLKIGDRIEFLSTGAYTSSYSSVWFNGFTPLVSHYLPASISPAPTYPVSAPVQPR, from the coding sequence ATGTACAGCACCAACGAGCTACCGCTGCTCGCCGACCTGTCCGCCACCGGATCCGTGAGTGCTCGGGCCGACGACTTCATCGCGGCCAACCCCGCGCTGCCGACCCCGTTTCTGGTGGTCGACCTGGACGTCGTCGCCGACCGCTACCGGCAGCTGAACACCGCGCTGCCTTCGACGTCGATCTTCTTCGCGGTGAAGGCCAACCCGGCGCCCGAGGTCGTGGCCCTGCTCGTCGGCCTAGGTTCCTCCTTCGACGTGGCGAGCCCGGGCGAGATCGACCTCTGCCTGGACCTCGGTGCCGACCCGTCCCGCCTCTCCTACGGCAACACGATCAAGAAGGAACGGGATATCGCCTACGCGGCGTCGCGGGGCATCCGCATCTTCACCGTCGACTCGTCCGCTGAGCTGGAGAAGGTGATCACCCAACTGGAGAGCGTCACCGGCGCAGTTCAGGGAACCGTCTACATCCGGATCGTCACCGACGGGGCCGGGGCCGATTGGCCGTTGTCACGCAAGTTCGGCTGCAGCGTTCAGGAGGCGTGGCCGCTGATGCTGCGAGCCGCCGAGTCGGGTCTGGGCGTCGGAGTCTCCTTCCACGTCGGCTCCCAGCAGCGCAATCCGCAGGCCTGGGACCAGCCGTTGTGCGAGGTGGCTGAGCTCTTCCGGCAGTTGCGGGCCCGTGGTTTCACCCCAGCCGGGATCAATCTCGGTGGTGGGCTCCCGAGCGTCTACACCGACCCCACGCCCGAGGTGCAGGCCTACGGTGCGGCGATCAACTCGGCCCTGGCCCGTCATTTCGGACGCGAAGACGCCTACTTCACGATCATCGAACCCGGGCGCTACCTCGTCGGCGATGCCGGCGTGATCCAGGCCGAGGTCGTGCTCATCACGGAGCGGGACTCGGATCCGGGTCGGCGCTGGATATATCTGGACCTCGGCATGTTCAACGGCCTCACCGAGGCCCTCGGCGAGGCCATTCGCTACCGGCTGCGCCACCCCGCGACCGACGCCGGATGCGGCCCGGTCGTGCTGGCCGGCCCGTCCTGCGACAGCGCGGACGTGCTCTACGAGACGTATGAGTACCAACTCCCGCTGGACCTGAAGATCGGCGACCGCATCGAGTTCCTCTCGACCGGCGCCTACACCTCGTCCTACTCGTCGGTCTGGTTCAACGGCTTCACGCCGCTCGTGTCGCACTATCTGCCCGCCTCGATCTCCCCCGCCCCGACCTACCCGGTCTCGGCGCCGGTTCAACCGCGGTAA
- a CDS encoding HNH endonuclease signature motif containing protein, with protein sequence MGGTPYDETDDGAAVRVPSFADAVMFPDGVAAWLAAHEPGSETSALMGVLDPERLSHAGRVDLLVAVRRQRAWFAATEAGLLASISAHAAELSPVPELAFEAAEADVSCALQIPPRTAGFALDHAVTLVNRIPTTHRLLLEGRTTQRHAMTLVGAITNISDDRIASQVEDAVLGKVGHQTPTQFTGTVCRAVAKFNPKTDAQAHEDAVKERRVARFAHDDGMAAVWAYLPADAADAVMVAVKAVADQSKAQAPGDGRTADQRRADAFLNIALRALNDPGLPKAHGLRPSVHVTVSATTLLGLDELPGDLDGYGPIPATLARRIAADPTGTWRRLITNPLSGTLLDRGRSTYTPPRDLTEHVITRDRTCAFPTCTRPARRCDLDHRIPYPTGCTSACNLNALCRRHHRLKHQLGWTITHRDTHGNYHWSTPTGHHYKSITPPLSDPDPPPDLDLSDAPIRRAGPGPKRRTLT encoded by the coding sequence ATGGGAGGAACACCGTACGACGAGACGGATGATGGGGCTGCTGTGCGGGTTCCGTCGTTTGCCGATGCGGTGATGTTTCCCGATGGTGTGGCTGCGTGGTTGGCGGCGCATGAGCCGGGGTCGGAGACATCAGCCCTGATGGGGGTGCTGGACCCGGAGCGTCTTAGTCATGCTGGGCGGGTGGACCTGTTGGTCGCGGTCCGCCGGCAGCGGGCCTGGTTCGCCGCGACCGAAGCCGGTCTGCTGGCGTCGATCAGTGCTCATGCGGCGGAGCTATCCCCGGTGCCGGAGTTGGCGTTCGAAGCCGCGGAGGCGGACGTGTCGTGTGCGCTGCAGATCCCGCCGAGGACAGCCGGATTCGCGTTGGACCACGCCGTGACCCTGGTGAACCGGATCCCGACCACGCATCGGTTGCTGTTGGAGGGGCGGACGACGCAGCGGCACGCGATGACCCTCGTCGGTGCCATCACCAACATCAGCGACGACCGGATCGCCTCCCAGGTCGAGGACGCGGTGCTGGGCAAGGTGGGGCATCAGACGCCGACCCAGTTCACCGGCACCGTCTGCCGCGCCGTCGCCAAGTTCAACCCCAAGACCGATGCCCAGGCCCACGAAGATGCGGTGAAGGAACGTCGGGTCGCCCGGTTCGCTCATGACGACGGGATGGCCGCGGTCTGGGCCTACCTCCCCGCCGATGCGGCGGACGCGGTGATGGTCGCCGTCAAGGCCGTCGCCGACCAGTCGAAAGCTCAGGCCCCCGGGGATGGGCGGACCGCCGACCAGCGCCGGGCTGATGCGTTCCTGAACATCGCCCTGCGGGCGTTGAACGATCCGGGGTTGCCGAAAGCCCACGGCCTGCGACCCAGCGTTCACGTCACCGTCTCCGCAACCACCCTGTTGGGCTTGGATGAGTTGCCGGGTGACCTCGACGGGTACGGCCCGATCCCCGCCACCCTGGCCCGACGCATCGCCGCCGACCCCACCGGCACCTGGCGCCGCCTGATCACCAACCCCCTCAGCGGAACCCTCCTCGACCGCGGCCGCAGCACCTACACACCACCCCGCGACCTCACCGAACACGTCATCACCCGAGACCGGACCTGCGCCTTCCCCACCTGCACCCGACCCGCTCGCCGCTGCGATCTCGACCACCGCATCCCGTATCCCACCGGCTGCACAAGCGCCTGCAACCTCAACGCCCTCTGCCGCCGACACCACCGCCTCAAACACCAACTCGGCTGGACCATCACCCACCGCGACACCCACGGCAACTACCACTGGAGCACCCCAACCGGCCACCACTACAAATCCATCACCCCACCGCTGAGCGACCCCGACCCACCACCCGATCTGGACCTATCCGACGCGCCTATCCGACGCGCCGGACCCGGACCCAAGCGACGAACCCTGACGTAG